One window of the Micropterus dolomieu isolate WLL.071019.BEF.003 ecotype Adirondacks unplaced genomic scaffold, ASM2129224v1 contig_10606, whole genome shotgun sequence genome contains the following:
- the LOC123965658 gene encoding pleckstrin homology domain-containing family D member 1-like (The sequence of the model RefSeq protein was modified relative to this genomic sequence to represent the inferred CDS: added 28 bases not found in genome assembly) — MKEKELGNKDLEKLKAELKQDREDLNRMTELLNKEKVHLDQMRSDIQRQTDVLEQEKQDIKVARDKLEITKTELQKKKENAVSLFDEINREKTHVKNLTLRVRRERDELENVMNMITFRQKEQELKEDDIKRQTQELETSKNSVLAEREELELLRKDLNKKVEEVESATNSMSGEREQLQRXXRLEQ, encoded by the coding sequence atgaaagaaaaagagcTGGGGAATAAAGATCTTGAAAAGCTGAAGGCAGAGCTGAAGCAAGACAGAGAGGATCTGAACAGAATGACTGAGCTGTTGAACAAAGAGAAAGTGCACTTGGACCAGATGAGGTCTGACATCCAGAGACAAACTGACGTATTAGAACAAGAGAAACAAGACATAAAAGTGGCAAGAGACAAGTTGGAAATCACAAAGACTGAGCtgcaaaagaagaaggaaaatgcAGTCAGTCTGTTTGACGagataaacagagagaaaaccCACGTGAAAAATCTGACTCTTCGGGTTCGGAGAGAACGAGATGAACTCGAAAATGTCATGAACATGATTACCTTCAGACAAAAAGAGCAAGAGCTCAAGGAAGACGACatcaaaagacaaacacaagaaCTGGAGACCAGTAAGAACAGTGTACTGGCAGAAAGAGAAGAACTGGAACTTTTGAGGAAGGACCTCAACAAGAAAGTAGAAGAGGTGGAATCAGCCACAAACAGCATGAGTGGAGAGCGAGAACAACT